From a single Stomoxys calcitrans chromosome 4, idStoCalc2.1, whole genome shotgun sequence genomic region:
- the LOC106086994 gene encoding exosome complex component CSL4, whose translation MTSDSKKQKKHSKLICLPGQRLCLSDENTISGQGTYERMGYIYATLAGTVNISEKDNCKFIEVQCAGSQTIVPVAGDVVTARVLQVNQRAAKCSILCIGEHVLEQNYRAMLRKEDVRATEKDRVEMYKSFRPGDIILARVLPQTELSCYQLSTAENELGVVIAISNESGPNGPPMVPISWTEMQCPNTLVKEPRKVAKIVPASAVKTEH comes from the exons ATGACTTCTGATAGTAAAAAGCAAAAGAAGCATTCTAAATTAATATGTCTACCGGGTCAGCGTCTTTGTCTTTCTGATGAAAATACCATATCTGGACAAGGGACATACGAAAGAATGGGCTATATCTATGCCACACTTGCGGGAACTGTAAACATTAGCGAAAAAGATAAT TGTAAGTTTATAGAAGTTCAATGTGCGGGCAGCCAAACCATTGTTCCTGTGGCCGGTGATGTGGTGACGGCACGAGTGTTACAGGTCAATCAGCGGGCAGCAAAGTGTTCCATTCTATGTATAGGTGAACATGTTTTGGAACAAAATTACCGGGCTATGCTACGCAAGGAAGATGTTAGGGCTACAGAGAAAGATCGTGTCGAAATGTACAAATCATTTCGACCAGGCGATATAATATTGGCCAGAGTG ctCCCACAAACAGAACTTTCTTGCTATCAATTAAGCACAGCAGAAAATGAATTAGGTGTAGTCATAGCTATTTCAAACGAAAGTGGACCGAATGGTCCTCCTATGGTTCCCATAAGTTGGACTGAAATGCAGTGCCCAAATACCTTGGTGAAAGAGCCACGTAAAGTGGCTAAAATTGTGCCTGCTAGCGCAGTAAAGACGGAACATTAA
- the LOC106086886 gene encoding replication factor C subunit 3, with protein sequence MALWVDKHRPRELLKLDYHKDQAENLKNLCQQGDFPHLMFYGPSGAGKKTRIMCLLRELYGPGVERLRNETMTFTTPSNRKIEIMTVGSNYHLEVNPSDAGIYDRVVVIDLIKQVAQTHQIDPNGQRDFKVIVLSEVDELTKDAQHALRRTMEKYVATCRIILSVNSTSRVIPAIRSRCLGIRVAAPNPDEMTSILQAVSKRENISLPAELAARIVEKSERNMRRAILMLEACKVQQYPFTSQQDIVELDWQVFLRETANQILTEQTPAKLEKVRDRLYELLAQGVPPDVIFQGLVKELVKNCDMSIKAKTLEYATLYEHRMQNGAKHIFHLEAFVAQFMNIYKKFIADSMMMDDF encoded by the exons atggctCTTTGGGTAGACAAACATCGTCCAAGAGAGCTGCTGAAGTTGGATTACCACAAG GATCAGGcggaaaacttgaaaaatttatgTCAACAAG GTGATTTCCCCCATTTAATGTTTTATGGTCCATCTGGTGCTGGCAAAAAGACACGCATAATGTGCTTACTTCGTGAACTCTATGGGCCTGGAGTGGAGAGGCTTCGCAATGAAACAATGACATTCACAACGCCATCAAATCGTAAAATTGAAATTATGACTGTGGGCAGCAATTATCATTTGGAGGTGAATCCCTCAGATGCAGGCATTTACGACCGAGTCGTGGTAATAGATTTAATCAAACAAGTGGCACAAACCCATCAAATCGATCCGAATGGCCAAAGAGATTTCAAAGTTATAGTGTTGTCTGAAGTCGATGAATTAACCAAAGATGCCCAACATGCTTTGCGACGCACAATGGAGAAATATGTAGCTACTTGCCGTATTATACTATCGGTTAACTCTACATCTCGTGTCATACCGGCCATTCGCTCCAGATGTTTGGGTATACGAGTAGCTGCCCCAAATCCCGATGAAATGACCAGTATCCTTCAGGCTGTAAGCAAAAGAGAAAATATATCTTTACCAGCAGAATTGGCTGCACGCATTGTAGAAAAGTCGGAAAGAAATATGCGTAGAGCTATATTAATGCTCGAGGCTTGTAAAGTACAACAGTATCCCTTTACAAGCCAACAAGATATTGTTGAGTTAGATTGGCAAGTATTCTTGCGCGAGACAGCAAATCAAATTCTAACTGAACAAACTCctgcaaaattggaaaaagttcgTGATCGGTTGTATGAGTTGTTGGCCCAAGGTGTACCACCTGATGTTATATTCCAGGGTCTTGTAAAAGAGCTCGTTAAAAATTGTGATATGTCTATAAAAGCAAAAACATTGGAGTATGCCACTTTATACGAGCACAGAATGCAGAATGGTGCAAAACATATATTCCATCTGGAAGCATTTGTAGCCCAgttcatgaatatatataagaAATTCATTGCCGATTCAATGATGATGGATGATTTTTAA